From the genome of Haloterrigena sp. KLK7, one region includes:
- a CDS encoding NAD(P)H-dependent oxidoreductase has product MSQTPSVVAVSGSLRDESYTRTALKYVLRAAADAGAETTLLDLRAYDLPVYDPDRDLEDQGDAAEATRLVREADAVALGTPVYHGSYSGALKNFHDYCGFDEYEETTVGLLATAGGGSYGSTLDHLRITVRGVHGWVLPHQVGLRDASGKFEADPESIDGRRFRDPGLQDRVEKLGRNLVEYAFIDPSVTSAQSTAADD; this is encoded by the coding sequence TCCGTGACGAGAGCTACACCCGAACGGCCCTGAAGTACGTATTACGGGCCGCCGCTGACGCCGGCGCCGAGACGACGCTGCTCGACCTCCGAGCGTACGACCTCCCCGTCTACGACCCCGACCGCGACCTCGAGGATCAGGGCGACGCCGCCGAAGCGACGCGACTCGTCCGCGAGGCCGACGCCGTCGCGCTCGGGACGCCGGTCTACCACGGCTCCTACTCGGGCGCGCTGAAGAACTTCCACGACTACTGCGGCTTCGACGAGTACGAGGAGACGACGGTCGGGCTGCTGGCGACCGCCGGCGGCGGCAGCTACGGCTCGACGCTGGATCACCTGCGAATCACCGTCCGCGGCGTCCACGGCTGGGTCCTTCCCCATCAGGTCGGCCTCCGCGACGCCTCGGGGAAGTTCGAGGCCGATCCCGAATCCATCGACGGTCGTCGGTTCCGCGATCCCGGCCTGCAGGACCGGGTGGAGAAACTCGGTCGGAACCTCGTCGAGTACGCCTTCATCGACCCCAGCGTCACGTCGGCGCAGTCGACGGCGGCCGACGACTGA